The following nucleotide sequence is from Acetivibrio cellulolyticus CD2.
GCCAATTGCTCTTTTCCCCTTTCATGTATGGGATTATGATCCAGAAAAAGTAAGACAGATAATTTTTGAAGCCGGATTGATTTCGTCACATAAAAATTCATCAATCCTTAAAACAAATTGTTTATTGAATCCTTTAATGTCTTATGTTGACTTGAAGATAGATGGCAATTTTAATATGCTGCCCTATATAGGTTTTTTGATTCGAAACGGTTTTTCTCGAAAGAAAGATTGGGAATCTACAGTATTTTTTGTTGAAAATATACTTCTAAGATTAAAAAATCCATCAATTAAAAAACTTGAAAAAGACTTCGGCATAAATGTTGATGATTTGGTTGAAAAGTTCAAATATCAGCAAATTAAAGCAAAATAATCGATAAGAGGCAGATTTAGTTTTGTTACGAAGCGCTAGAAACTCAAAAAGCACTCAGGAGCTTTGAAAACTAAGGTTTTGAGTGCTTGGTTTTTGTGCTATATATTAATACACATAGAATAAATAATGGGCCTCTTCTTAAATAAACCTATTGATTTTTGCCTGTCAACTTTGAAGCCTGACCAGTCAGTATAAATAAGTTATATAACCACTCTCCATTTTTGCCAGCATTCGGTCTATTTGTGAAATTATTAATCCTACTGTATAAATCTGTATGCAATTTTAATTGTACTAACAGCATTTGATTACATTTTATGGTTATGGTATAATCTGTATTAATACTTGCGTATGAGGTGAACCTTTATGAATAAACGCTTTGGAATTATGCAAATTGTTGTCGCTTCGATTTTGGTAATTGGTTTGGTTATAACATTAAACCAATTTTATGGGCGTATGAAAGCCAAAAGCACTGATGATAATGTAAATATGCTCGCCCAAAATACTTCTATTGCGCAAGTATTTTATACACCTACTCCCCAAATAACTGATGCACCAACACTTACTCCGACAAATATGAATTCTAGTAACATAAACGCCCCTTTTAAACTTAACCGAGATGAAATTGCAAATTTAGTAAGCCAAGGTGTTATTAATGATTCAAAATATTCTGTCAAAAAAATTATTTATGGTGAGAAAGAATTTTATACAAAAGATTTTCCCGGTAATATCTTTTTTAAGAATAAGAATAGCTCAAAAGAGGAACTTTTGTTTGAAAATAAGTGTTTGGATTTTTATATCGATCACGACGTGTTGTATACTTTATCAGAGGATCAATATTTATTTAAATGTTTTCTTGACAGAGAAAAAATAGATCCTTACAAAATGTTTGATGATGATACAAAAGTATCTGCTCTGTTTGAAGATAAGAATATTTTATATTTTTACACTCCATCTGGAGATCTATATAAAATTGAGGAAAGTTCTTCTACCCGAAAGTTGGCACATGATTTTGGAAAACTCTACAAAGTAATAAATGACTGGATTTATTACTTTCCGATAAAAAATGGTGAGATTCTCGAGACAAGACCGCAATACCATGGATTTCCCGGCAAGGAAATAGTCTTGAAGTGTGTAAGAAATAATGGAGAAGAAGAAAAGATAGTATATAAAGATTACAACTATCAAGGCTGGCAAGCTGATATAAAGTTAATATGCAATGATAAGGATTGGATTTATTACCACACAATAGCATTAGGTTCAGGGGGTTCCGGTGAAGGAATGATGAATCCTAACTTTGGCTTGTTTGGCAAAATGAAAATTGGCAGCAGCGAAAAAACTGAATATAAAGAATTCAGAATGTATAAGCCCATAGAAAAAGATGGATACATATATTATATTTCTATTTATCCTTGGGGTTCTACATTAGAGACTGAACGCAAAGAAACAATTAAGAGAATTAATCTTAAAACTTTTAAACATGAGCCACTTTTAGAAGTGGACAATTGGGTAGAAAATAGGAGTTTTACAATATTTAAAGACTGGATTTATTATATTGCTGATGATGGATTTGCAGAAAGAGTTAAGTTGGATGGAAGCGACAAACGTAGAATTGATGCCGGCTTTCCAACTCAAGATGGTAGTTTTCCAATTCAATTTATACCGGGATATATAAATGATAATGGTATGGTTAAAAAAGTTCTAGCAACTGCGTATAAGGAAGAAAAGCTCGGGTCTGATCAAGGAATTCAATATAGTACCAGGATCAGAATTTTCGATGAAGGAATGAAGGATGTATTCCCTGGAAAGATTATGAACATCCCTGAAATTATCGATTTGGAAAGAATTGAAGCTATAACCCTTCATGGGAATAATTTATACTGGAAACTAGGGGATGAATATTTTGGGTATAACATTGAGTGAAAAGGTATGCTGATATTTGGAAAACTATTGCAAAACCACATAAATACGTTGATGTCGGATCATAATAGAATATGTAAAGGCCGTAATTAAAGTTCGTAGCTTTTCCCACAAACCTAATTACGGTCTCAAATAATTTAAGTAAATATAGCTTTCAGTTAAAATTTATACGGACTGTTTTTGTCCCTGATATTTGGATATAAATCAATTTTCTCAAGTGCACCTTTTATCTCATCTTTAAATTCACTTACAA
It contains:
- a CDS encoding DUF5050 domain-containing protein is translated as MNKRFGIMQIVVASILVIGLVITLNQFYGRMKAKSTDDNVNMLAQNTSIAQVFYTPTPQITDAPTLTPTNMNSSNINAPFKLNRDEIANLVSQGVINDSKYSVKKIIYGEKEFYTKDFPGNIFFKNKNSSKEELLFENKCLDFYIDHDVLYTLSEDQYLFKCFLDREKIDPYKMFDDDTKVSALFEDKNILYFYTPSGDLYKIEESSSTRKLAHDFGKLYKVINDWIYYFPIKNGEILETRPQYHGFPGKEIVLKCVRNNGEEEKIVYKDYNYQGWQADIKLICNDKDWIYYHTIALGSGGSGEGMMNPNFGLFGKMKIGSSEKTEYKEFRMYKPIEKDGYIYYISIYPWGSTLETERKETIKRINLKTFKHEPLLEVDNWVENRSFTIFKDWIYYIADDGFAERVKLDGSDKRRIDAGFPTQDGSFPIQFIPGYINDNGMVKKVLATAYKEEKLGSDQGIQYSTRIRIFDEGMKDVFPGKIMNIPEIIDLERIEAITLHGNNLYWKLGDEYFGYNIE